A portion of the Desulfovibrio oxyclinae DSM 11498 genome contains these proteins:
- a CDS encoding Tn7-like element transposition protein TnsE has translation MTILTHNGIDNDVEIVGVGPYFRPVGGNRWRVDLKLSPKQAKDSFSASNASSAVRGRIINPAVKDSKRGWEHSFHITNTANWTVKTIGECPVNRLEKKTNPHQFCFVFSLSSGLTIYLPQFELARILFFHGNYLSRTAIESECLKGEFSVEIDEEDNVLISVMESSGFTLAHLNEPKSRNYLSWILLDVDVRKSFESITRYQRMNGIDFKSYRRWNFQFDPPPLKGVELHVRGQYSREHNTCFVFEIVKLKRIPNQVHKSIGIWHPNFEHFVPGQGTIAQLVGGDGEAPLTVCDDTESNANIQPITVEAEAVSMEFQNPFYVSKVTTKERKRAASDSYEDGGDGLVFVSTEEGVQGYGLPGGDLDILDDETDYSEIYASKFKCFSKMVQMLIEEHGCFLISNEIIELRKVGKSKKHLLADGSARTLADVALSVQGKTFHLLEVDTSDAESSVSTQILLPNDPKSWKHDIETVAIELVRSSLRWPLKQLDIICGENGHRGVHHPKAPEGNKGMLAPDSVGGWAARVNQWLHLLTLGQNRSFTS, from the coding sequence ATGACGATACTCACACACAATGGCATTGACAACGACGTTGAGATAGTTGGGGTAGGACCATATTTCCGGCCAGTTGGTGGTAATAGGTGGAGGGTTGATTTAAAGCTTTCCCCAAAACAGGCCAAAGATTCGTTTAGTGCTTCCAATGCATCATCAGCAGTTAGGGGGCGCATCATCAACCCAGCTGTGAAGGATAGTAAACGAGGATGGGAGCATTCTTTTCATATTACCAATACCGCAAACTGGACTGTCAAGACCATCGGGGAATGTCCGGTCAACCGTTTGGAAAAAAAAACGAATCCTCATCAGTTCTGTTTTGTTTTCAGTCTTAGTAGTGGACTCACTATTTATCTTCCTCAGTTTGAGTTGGCGCGCATCCTTTTCTTCCATGGAAACTACCTTTCACGAACCGCCATTGAGTCTGAATGCCTGAAGGGTGAATTCTCTGTAGAAATTGATGAGGAGGATAATGTCCTCATCAGTGTGATGGAATCATCTGGCTTCACTTTAGCACATCTCAACGAACCAAAATCTCGCAATTATCTTTCGTGGATTTTGCTTGATGTTGATGTGCGAAAGTCTTTTGAGAGTATCACAAGATATCAACGAATGAATGGGATCGATTTCAAGAGTTACCGTAGATGGAATTTCCAATTTGATCCTCCGCCACTTAAAGGGGTTGAACTGCATGTCCGCGGTCAGTATTCCCGTGAGCACAATACTTGTTTTGTCTTTGAAATCGTCAAACTAAAAAGGATTCCCAACCAGGTGCATAAAAGCATTGGCATTTGGCACCCGAATTTTGAGCATTTCGTCCCTGGACAAGGTACTATTGCTCAACTTGTTGGCGGAGATGGTGAGGCGCCATTGACTGTCTGTGATGACACTGAATCGAATGCCAACATACAGCCCATCACGGTGGAAGCTGAGGCTGTGTCTATGGAGTTCCAGAATCCTTTCTATGTGTCCAAAGTCACTACCAAAGAAAGAAAACGGGCAGCCAGTGATTCGTACGAAGATGGCGGTGACGGACTTGTGTTTGTCAGCACAGAAGAGGGAGTGCAAGGATACGGGCTTCCCGGGGGTGATCTGGACATATTAGATGACGAAACAGATTATAGCGAAATCTACGCTAGTAAGTTCAAATGTTTTTCAAAAATGGTTCAAATGCTGATTGAAGAGCATGGATGCTTTTTAATATCGAATGAGATCATTGAGTTGCGAAAAGTTGGAAAGAGCAAGAAGCACCTTCTTGCCGATGGCTCTGCTAGGACGCTTGCTGACGTGGCCCTGAGCGTTCAAGGCAAGACATTCCATCTGCTTGAGGTAGATACTTCAGATGCAGAAAGCTCTGTGTCCACCCAGATTCTTCTCCCTAACGATCCGAAATCCTGGAAACATGATATTGAGACGGTTGCAATTGAACTGGTTAGATCCTCCCTCAGGTGGCCCCTAAAACAGCTTGATATTATATGCGGTGAAAATGGCCACAGGGGGGTGCACCACCCAAAAGCGCCAGAAGGTAACAAGGGTATGCTTGCACCTGACTCTGTCGGCGGGTGGGCTGCGAGAGTTAATCAGTGGCTTCACTTACTGACATTGGGTCAAAACAGGTCATTCACCTCTTGA
- a CDS encoding sensor histidine kinase, whose product MTTKSFSFTPRVLAHFGDELIRNEAIALTELVKNAYDAFATKCKVTFYFDPNKKKEFLPIRIDIQDNGTGMTSDDIVNHWLTVGTDNKQKIIDEYKSCPDKATRLPLGEKGIGRLGVHKLGEKVTLITKTKSSEAIKLEIDWSNLSTAKKLEDFNFPIKPYKGNFERNSGVTIRIENLRKKAGWTRGKLRSIFRAITALNMSFSEEDCRLLSSPRANNFLAHSKAIQSTSDEFKVSVASEGNDTIFAGLKSFDDIKQSALYECDILLEGDRITDFEYNFNPWPSISENFPPRKVSFDELTPIERNLQRLKEKEDEEDARNPLLKSKKFVDVDLADVEIGQIYVKIYVFEQTTSITKHLDARGAVKDYLQENCGVRVYRDGIRVYDYGEKGNDWLGLTAVGSIGEKLRNEHTLGFVFLDRKSSLDLIEKTNREGFIENVAYKKFVQALQWAITYVFLERRNRDKRHLAEFYGKTVEPVVTLLSEAAEYIQANVEDDSQKKELTAFVYKIEKEYKHIIGRLYQSAGIGVLSHSIIHELEKVIKEINAIFDSGEDFDKARKAVRQLDETLKKFSFLVKPSEIKKTETSKLFANAYRFLRMRIKNHSIDLMKEFEQSDFKCKASLTHATNIILNVFDNSIYWLNNTKDFGKRIVVAVTDSLETGYISMIIADNGPGFPDDPHYLIKPFVSTKPMAIGSGLGLYIADELMTGMGGKITFPDFETVSNHIDNDLAFAKGAIVSLNFKSK is encoded by the coding sequence ATGACAACAAAATCATTTAGCTTCACACCAAGAGTTTTGGCTCATTTTGGTGATGAACTCATCCGAAATGAGGCCATAGCTCTTACTGAATTAGTTAAGAATGCTTACGACGCATTTGCGACGAAGTGTAAAGTGACGTTTTATTTTGACCCCAATAAAAAGAAAGAGTTCCTGCCAATTCGTATTGACATTCAAGACAATGGTACAGGGATGACTTCTGATGACATTGTCAACCACTGGCTAACAGTTGGTACGGATAATAAACAAAAAATAATAGATGAATACAAATCTTGCCCAGACAAAGCCACTCGATTGCCATTAGGAGAAAAAGGAATCGGGCGTTTGGGAGTTCATAAACTTGGTGAAAAAGTTACGCTGATAACTAAAACGAAATCATCTGAGGCCATTAAGTTGGAGATTGATTGGTCAAACCTGAGTACGGCCAAAAAGCTGGAAGATTTTAATTTTCCAATCAAGCCTTACAAGGGAAATTTTGAAAGAAATAGTGGAGTCACTATTCGAATTGAAAATCTTCGAAAGAAGGCTGGGTGGACTAGAGGTAAGCTCAGGAGCATATTCAGAGCAATTACAGCGTTAAATATGAGCTTTTCCGAAGAGGATTGCCGTCTTCTCTCAAGCCCTAGGGCTAATAATTTTTTGGCTCACTCTAAAGCAATCCAATCAACAAGCGATGAATTTAAAGTATCTGTGGCAAGCGAAGGGAATGATACCATTTTCGCAGGGTTAAAAAGCTTCGATGATATTAAGCAGTCAGCCCTTTATGAGTGTGATATATTATTGGAAGGAGATAGAATTACAGATTTCGAATATAACTTTAATCCTTGGCCGTCAATTTCTGAAAACTTTCCACCCAGAAAAGTTAGTTTTGATGAACTGACGCCAATCGAACGCAATCTTCAACGTCTGAAAGAAAAAGAAGATGAAGAGGACGCTCGCAATCCGCTACTAAAAAGCAAGAAATTTGTGGACGTTGATCTCGCTGACGTTGAGATAGGTCAAATTTATGTGAAGATTTATGTCTTTGAACAAACAACATCAATCACAAAACATCTTGATGCTCGAGGAGCAGTTAAGGATTACTTGCAGGAGAATTGCGGAGTCAGGGTATATCGTGATGGTATCAGGGTATACGATTATGGAGAAAAGGGCAACGATTGGCTTGGATTGACTGCTGTGGGCAGTATCGGAGAAAAACTTAGGAATGAGCACACACTAGGCTTTGTTTTTTTGGATAGAAAGTCAAGTTTGGATCTAATTGAAAAGACTAACCGAGAAGGTTTTATCGAGAATGTCGCATATAAAAAGTTTGTTCAGGCTCTACAGTGGGCCATCACATACGTGTTTTTAGAACGAAGGAATCGCGACAAAAGACATCTTGCTGAATTTTATGGAAAGACCGTTGAGCCCGTAGTGACTCTTTTGAGCGAGGCAGCTGAATACATTCAAGCCAATGTTGAAGATGATAGTCAAAAGAAAGAGCTTACAGCCTTTGTTTACAAAATTGAAAAAGAGTACAAGCACATAATAGGCAGATTGTATCAAAGTGCAGGCATTGGGGTTCTTAGTCATTCAATAATCCATGAACTTGAGAAGGTTATTAAAGAAATCAATGCCATCTTTGATTCTGGAGAAGATTTTGACAAAGCAAGAAAGGCAGTGAGGCAGCTTGATGAGACTTTAAAAAAGTTTTCATTTTTAGTTAAGCCATCGGAAATAAAGAAAACAGAAACATCTAAGCTATTTGCAAATGCCTACCGTTTTTTGCGGATGCGAATTAAAAACCATTCGATAGATTTGATGAAAGAGTTTGAGCAATCAGACTTCAAATGCAAAGCATCGTTAACTCATGCCACCAATATTATATTAAACGTCTTTGATAACTCAATTTATTGGCTTAACAATACCAAGGATTTTGGAAAGAGGATAGTTGTAGCTGTAACCGATTCTTTGGAAACCGGTTACATAAGCATGATTATTGCCGACAACGGGCCAGGCTTTCCAGATGACCCACATTATTTGATCAAACCATTCGTATCTACCAAGCCAATGGCAATAGGGTCAGGGCTAGGGCTGTATATTGCTGATGAGCTAATGACAGGGATGGGTGGCAAGATAACTTTCCCCGATTTTGAAACTGTGTCAAATCATATTGATAATGACTTGGCTTTTGCAAAAGGCGCAATT